From a single Apium graveolens cultivar Ventura chromosome 2, ASM990537v1, whole genome shotgun sequence genomic region:
- the LOC141707155 gene encoding uncharacterized protein LOC141707155 isoform X2, protein MIKYLANEPSVGLFYVQQHTQNSVPNLVSLRNSVEDKSREMTLHTEDSGESMVMLSSMKECGSPIVDEMIRDIKNSLTIMSSKQPKRGLIDNPKSLFQIGRTSSWGPATWGRNEVPLEQEAESSSSYISTVFKSAKERATSLKWVQPDSDGSVHGQGESLPSVLGKTLQLIVPSTSSAMPDIKIEEPLLSSKISNGLQVVSAAGEGLSSNLLSLSKSFDEFKAEREAKLEQWLETSDQDGQSGETNAEKI, encoded by the coding sequence ATGATAAAGTACTTGGCAAATGAACCCTCTGTGGGACTTTTCTATGTCCAGCAACATACTCAAAATTCGGTGCCCAATCTTGTTAGTCTTAGAAATAGTGTGGAGGACAAGTCTCGTGAGATGACACTGCATACAGAAGATTCAGGGGAATCTATGGTCATGTTGAGTTCAATGAAAGAATGTGGATCTCCCATTGTCGACGAGATGATTAGAGACATTAAAAATTCTTTAACTATTATGTCTTCAAAGCAGCCAAAAAGGGGCTTGATTGACAACCCAAAATCACTTTTTCAAATAGGAAGAACTAGCTCTTGGGGTCCAGCCACTTGGGGTCGTAATGAAGTTCCATTAGAACAAGAAGCTGAAAGTAGTAGTAGTTATATCAGTACCGTTTTCAAGTCAGCAAAAGAAAGAGCTACCAGCTTGAAATGGGTTCAGCCGGATTCTGATGGATCAGTACATGGGCAGGGTGAAAGTCTGCCATCTGTTCTTGGTAAAACATTGCAACTCATTGTTCCCAGCACCTCTTCAGCAATGCCAGACATAAAAATTGAGGAACCACTGCTATCAAGTAAGATTTCTAATGGATTACAAGTAGTGTCTGCGGCTGGGGAAGGCTTGTCAAGTAATTTATTATCCTTGTCGAAAAGCTTTGATGAGTTTAAGGCTGAAAGAGAAGCTAAACTAGAGCAGTGGTTAGAAACAAGCGATCAAGATGGTCAGTCGGGGGAAACAAATGCAGAGAAAATTTAA
- the LOC141707155 gene encoding uncharacterized protein LOC141707155 isoform X1: protein MFNDELFFSNMDDISTVDGFVEIAECVAEMIKYLANEPSVGLFYVQQHTQNSVPNLVSLRNSVEDKSREMTLHTEDSGESMVMLSSMKECGSPIVDEMIRDIKNSLTIMSSKQPKRGLIDNPKSLFQIGRTSSWGPATWGRNEVPLEQEAESSSSYISTVFKSAKERATSLKWVQPDSDGSVHGQGESLPSVLGKTLQLIVPSTSSAMPDIKIEEPLLSSKISNGLQVVSAAGEGLSSNLLSLSKSFDEFKAEREAKLEQWLETSDQDGQSGETNAEKI from the coding sequence TGATGAATTATTTTTCTCCAACATGGATGATATCTCCACAGTCGACGGCTTTGTGGAGATAGCTGAATGCGTAGCAGAGATGATAAAGTACTTGGCAAATGAACCCTCTGTGGGACTTTTCTATGTCCAGCAACATACTCAAAATTCGGTGCCCAATCTTGTTAGTCTTAGAAATAGTGTGGAGGACAAGTCTCGTGAGATGACACTGCATACAGAAGATTCAGGGGAATCTATGGTCATGTTGAGTTCAATGAAAGAATGTGGATCTCCCATTGTCGACGAGATGATTAGAGACATTAAAAATTCTTTAACTATTATGTCTTCAAAGCAGCCAAAAAGGGGCTTGATTGACAACCCAAAATCACTTTTTCAAATAGGAAGAACTAGCTCTTGGGGTCCAGCCACTTGGGGTCGTAATGAAGTTCCATTAGAACAAGAAGCTGAAAGTAGTAGTAGTTATATCAGTACCGTTTTCAAGTCAGCAAAAGAAAGAGCTACCAGCTTGAAATGGGTTCAGCCGGATTCTGATGGATCAGTACATGGGCAGGGTGAAAGTCTGCCATCTGTTCTTGGTAAAACATTGCAACTCATTGTTCCCAGCACCTCTTCAGCAATGCCAGACATAAAAATTGAGGAACCACTGCTATCAAGTAAGATTTCTAATGGATTACAAGTAGTGTCTGCGGCTGGGGAAGGCTTGTCAAGTAATTTATTATCCTTGTCGAAAAGCTTTGATGAGTTTAAGGCTGAAAGAGAAGCTAAACTAGAGCAGTGGTTAGAAACAAGCGATCAAGATGGTCAGTCGGGGGAAACAAATGCAGAGAAAATTTAA